One part of the Ursus arctos isolate Adak ecotype North America unplaced genomic scaffold, UrsArc2.0 scaffold_14, whole genome shotgun sequence genome encodes these proteins:
- the LOC125280938 gene encoding olfactory receptor 7A5-like, with translation MEPGNDTQMSVFLLLGLSGEPELQPLIFGLFLSMYLITVFGNLLLILAVSSDSHLHNPMYFFLANLSFVDICFTSTTVPKMLWNIQTQRQVITYEGCITQIYFFLLLAGLDNFLLAVMAYDRFVAICHPLHYMVIMKPTYCVLLVLVSWTMSALNSLIQSLMVSWLSFCRLVEISHFFCEINQVVQLACSDKFLNDTVMHFAAGLLGGASLAGILYSYSKIVSSICRISSIQGKYKAFSTCASHLSLVSLFYCTILGVYLSSAATQSSHASAVASVMYTVVTPMLNPFIYSLRNRDIKGALKRIIGVPML, from the coding sequence ATGGAACCAGGAAATGATACACAAATGTCagtgtttcttcttctgggattatcaggggaaccagaactgcagcccctcatatttgggcttttcctctccatgtacctgatcactgtgtttggaaacctgctcctcaTCCTGGCTGTCAgttctgactcccacctccacaaccccatgtacttcttcctggccaacctgtcctttgtagacatctgtttcacctccaccaccgtccccaagatgctgtggaacatccagactcagagacAAGTCATAACCTATGAAGGTTGCATCACTCAGATATACTTTTTCCTGCTCTTGGCTGGATTGGACAACTTTCTTCTGGCTGTGATGGCTTATGAtcgctttgtggccatctgtcaccccctgcactacatggTCATCATGAAACCCACCTACTGTGTACTGttggttctggtgtcctggacGATGAGTGCCCTGAATTCCTTAATACAAAGTTTAATGGTGTCATGGCTGTCTTTCTGTAGATTGGTGGAAAtctcccactttttctgtgaaatcaaTCAGGTGGTCCAACTTGCTTGTTCTGACAAGTTTCTTAATGACACGGTGATGCATTTTGCAGCTGGATTGTTGGGTGGTGCTTCCCTGGCTGGGATTCTTTATTCTTACTCTAAGATCGTTTCCTCTATATGCCGAATATCATCAAttcagggcaagtataaagcattttccacctgtgcatctcacctctcacTTGTCTCCTTATTCTATTGTACAATCCTAGGAGTGTACCTGagctctgctgctacccagagctcccacgcaagtgcagtggcctcggtgatgtacacagTGGTCacacccatgctgaaccccttcatctacagcctgaggaacagagacataaaaggGGCTCTGAAAAGAATCATTGGGGTTCCAATGTTGTAA